In Bdellovibrio sp. GT3, one genomic interval encodes:
- a CDS encoding NAD(P)-dependent alcohol dehydrogenase translates to MIKAKAFAAPSAKAPLAPFSFERRELRDNDVHIEIHYCGVCHSDVHQVRDEWGKGMFPMVPGHEIVGKVTAVGSKVKKFNVGDLAGVGCMVDSCLDCASCKEGLEQFCERGFVGTYNSKEKDGTPTFGGYSTSIVTREEFCLSIPKNLDLAAAAPLLCAGITTYSPLRHWNVTKGQKVGVVGLGGLGHMAVKLANAMGANVAVFTTSPSKVDDAKRLGAHEVIISKDMEQMKAHMGSFDFIIDTVSAPHDYNLYLSMLRRDGNMVLVGLPDTPPTLAAGALIMGRRKLGGSLIGGIQETQEMLDFCAKHGIVSDIEMIPAQKINEAYERMIKSDVKYRFVIDMKSLA, encoded by the coding sequence ATGATTAAGGCAAAAGCATTCGCCGCACCATCGGCCAAAGCTCCCCTTGCACCTTTTAGTTTCGAGCGCCGCGAACTTCGCGATAATGATGTTCATATTGAAATTCATTATTGCGGTGTTTGCCACTCTGACGTCCATCAGGTTCGTGACGAATGGGGCAAAGGAATGTTCCCGATGGTACCGGGTCATGAAATTGTCGGCAAAGTGACAGCTGTCGGATCAAAAGTTAAAAAATTCAACGTCGGTGATCTTGCCGGCGTCGGATGCATGGTGGACTCGTGCCTGGATTGCGCCTCTTGTAAAGAAGGCCTGGAGCAATTCTGCGAAAGAGGTTTCGTTGGCACCTACAATTCCAAAGAGAAAGATGGAACACCCACCTTCGGTGGTTATTCAACATCTATCGTGACTCGCGAAGAGTTCTGCCTTTCGATTCCCAAAAATCTGGATCTGGCGGCAGCCGCTCCTTTGTTGTGCGCGGGCATCACCACTTACTCCCCGCTTCGTCATTGGAATGTGACCAAAGGACAAAAAGTGGGCGTCGTTGGATTGGGCGGCTTGGGTCACATGGCTGTGAAACTTGCAAATGCCATGGGCGCAAACGTTGCAGTTTTCACGACTTCACCTTCAAAGGTTGATGACGCAAAACGCCTGGGTGCCCACGAGGTGATTATCTCCAAGGACATGGAGCAAATGAAAGCTCACATGGGTTCTTTTGATTTTATCATCGACACGGTGTCTGCTCCTCATGACTACAATCTTTACCTGAGCATGCTTCGTCGTGATGGAAATATGGTTCTGGTGGGTTTGCCAGACACTCCGCCGACTCTAGCGGCAGGCGCCCTGATTATGGGACGCCGAAAGCTTGGTGGCTCTTTGATTGGCGGCATCCAGGAAACTCAAGAGATGTTGGACTTCTGTGCAAAACACGGAATCGTGTCTGACATCGAAATGATTCCCGCTCAAAAAATCAACGAAGCCTATGAACGCATGATCAAAAGCGATGTGAAGTATCGCTTTGTGATCGACATGAAATCACTTGCTTAG
- a CDS encoding peptidylprolyl isomerase has product MKIKVSHILVQHSYEADDILRSLKDGKDFEELARKFSKCSSAADGGNLGVFSEGRLDPDFEEAAFALKVGQTTTKPIRTRFGYHIIRRTA; this is encoded by the coding sequence ATGAAAATCAAAGTCAGCCATATATTGGTGCAACACTCTTACGAAGCCGATGATATTTTGCGATCCCTGAAAGATGGCAAAGATTTTGAGGAACTTGCGCGCAAGTTTTCAAAGTGCTCGTCCGCAGCTGATGGCGGAAACTTAGGTGTTTTTTCAGAAGGCCGTCTGGATCCTGATTTTGAGGAAGCCGCCTTCGCATTGAAAGTGGGCCAAACCACGACTAAACCAATTCGTACGCGCTTTGGATATCACATCATTCGCAGAACCGCGTAA
- a CDS encoding DMT family transporter — MNFLLYAICTLIWGSTWLVITFQVDSASPIASVFWRFALGAALLFSYCLITRKKLSYGKQDHLNFLAMGIFMFSINYMLVYWSETMISSGIAAICFTVIVPYNMLGMKIFFKKPITPKVVAGSLLGGAGIALIFMNEITGLQANRNTIFGLVLGLIATLSASTGNMLSQRSYRKAVPVVISNTWGMLYGSIFTLMVGLVLQHSFAIPMTAKYLSSLMYLSLFGSVFAFGAYLLLAGRIGAERAAYSGVVSPIIALTLSSMYEDFKWTPYIVAGVALCLLGNVLTLYSPKRITKSAG; from the coding sequence ATGAATTTCCTCCTGTATGCTATATGCACTCTGATCTGGGGCTCCACTTGGCTCGTTATCACTTTTCAAGTCGACTCGGCCTCCCCAATTGCCTCGGTATTTTGGCGATTTGCCTTGGGTGCAGCTCTGCTATTCTCCTACTGCCTGATCACCCGAAAAAAGTTGAGTTACGGTAAGCAAGACCATCTGAATTTTCTGGCGATGGGGATCTTCATGTTTTCCATCAACTATATGTTGGTGTATTGGTCAGAAACGATGATCAGTTCCGGCATCGCTGCCATTTGTTTTACGGTCATCGTTCCTTACAATATGCTGGGAATGAAGATTTTCTTTAAGAAACCCATCACACCCAAAGTTGTTGCCGGATCTCTTTTGGGTGGAGCAGGTATCGCCCTGATATTTATGAACGAGATCACGGGCCTGCAAGCCAACCGCAATACCATTTTTGGATTGGTGCTGGGATTGATCGCAACTTTGTCAGCTTCCACTGGAAACATGCTTTCGCAACGATCCTATCGAAAAGCGGTGCCCGTGGTTATCTCAAACACCTGGGGCATGCTGTACGGAAGCATCTTTACTTTGATGGTCGGGTTGGTTTTGCAACATAGCTTCGCCATTCCCATGACGGCAAAGTACTTAAGCTCTTTGATGTATCTTTCATTATTTGGATCGGTGTTTGCGTTCGGAGCATACTTATTGCTTGCAGGACGAATTGGCGCCGAAAGAGCCGCCTATTCCGGTGTTGTCTCCCCGATTATTGCACTGACTCTTTCCAGCATGTATGAGGACTTTAAGTGGACTCCCTACATTGTCGCGGGAGTCGCACTTTGTCTTTTAGGAAATGTTTTAACTCTTTATTCGCCGAAACGAATTACCAAGTCGGCGGGTTGA
- a CDS encoding DUF938 domain-containing protein, with protein sequence MELPHSPSAERNKEPILEVLKKVIRPEDQRLLEVGSGTGQHAVYLAPFFPKMEWQPTEVSENLPALKARIKEEGSPNIKTPYRMKVGEDDFPIRSYDVILTINTFHIMSWKECKTFIKLISGRLQEGGKVLIYGPFNYNGKFTAPTNEEFDKTLREANPQSGIRAFEDVISAMFKNEFELVKDYEMPANNRLLYFRRLKFTGKR encoded by the coding sequence ATGGAACTCCCTCACTCCCCTTCTGCTGAACGCAACAAAGAACCCATTCTGGAAGTACTTAAAAAAGTCATCCGCCCCGAGGATCAAAGACTTTTAGAAGTTGGTTCAGGAACCGGGCAACATGCAGTCTACCTGGCTCCCTTTTTTCCAAAAATGGAATGGCAACCCACTGAAGTCAGCGAAAACCTGCCGGCCCTTAAAGCCCGCATCAAGGAGGAAGGATCTCCCAACATCAAGACTCCGTATCGCATGAAGGTTGGTGAAGATGATTTTCCAATCCGCTCTTACGATGTGATCCTGACCATCAATACCTTTCACATCATGAGTTGGAAGGAATGCAAAACCTTTATCAAGCTGATCAGCGGACGCCTGCAGGAAGGCGGCAAGGTTTTGATTTATGGACCTTTCAACTACAACGGCAAATTCACCGCACCCACGAACGAAGAGTTCGACAAAACTCTGCGTGAAGCCAACCCTCAAAGCGGCATCCGCGCATTTGAAGATGTTATCAGTGCGATGTTTAAAAATGAATTTGAGCTGGTGAAGGACTACGAAATGCCTGCAAACAATCGTCTGCTGTATTTCCGTCGCTTGAAGTTTACTGGTAAACGTTAA
- a CDS encoding glycine cleavage system protein H gives MASDDVKNFMGYLWYRQEDGVITIGINEDGLEDFDSISSVDLPAEQEEVDTEAVIGTIETSDGPLDIYSPVDGTVIEINTQVIDDPSIIMEDPYEEGWLVRIESADDVDEDEDEDDEDDEDDEDDEDEDYDDEDED, from the coding sequence ATGGCATCAGACGACGTAAAAAATTTTATGGGCTATTTGTGGTACCGCCAAGAAGATGGCGTGATCACAATCGGTATCAACGAAGACGGACTTGAGGATTTCGATTCTATCAGTTCTGTGGACCTTCCTGCTGAACAAGAGGAAGTGGACACTGAAGCTGTGATCGGAACAATCGAGACCAGCGATGGCCCACTGGACATTTATTCTCCAGTTGACGGAACTGTTATCGAAATCAACACACAAGTGATCGACGATCCATCCATCATCATGGAAGACCCTTACGAAGAGGGTTGGTTGGTACGTATCGAATCCGCAGACGACGTCGATGAAGACGAGGATGAGGATGATGAAGACGACGAAGATGATGAGGACGATGAAGATGAGGATTATGACGACGAGGACGAAGACTAG
- the glnA gene encoding type I glutamate--ammonia ligase: MTAKEALKFAHEKGAKMVDLKFCDMIGTWQHLTIPLHQLEEESFENGFGFDGSSIRGWRGIEESDMIIRPDAKTAMMDPFMEMPTLSLICDVCLPETLQPYDRDPRQIVKKAIAYMQSTGIADTAYFGPEAEFFIFDDVRFEQTPNSAFYMVDSNEAVWNTGRDEGGANLGYKIRSKEGYFPALPTDTLQDIRSEICEEMERCGMRVERHHHEVASAGQCEINFQFDTALNMGDKMMWFKYIVKNVCARHGKSATFMPKPIFGDNGSGMHIHMSLWKDGKNLFAGNKYAGLSEMALHYIGGVLKHAPALCGIINPTTNSYKRLVPGFEAPTKLAYSFKNRSAAMRIPNSGPNPKAKRIEFRTPDPTANIYLAEAAILMAGLDGIINKINPGDPLDKDIYGLPPQEAAKIPSVPGTLEESLDNLMKNCSFLKKGDVFSEDLIDTWVQYKIDKEVRPVQQRPVPYEFHLYYDC, encoded by the coding sequence ATGACTGCGAAGGAAGCTTTAAAATTCGCGCACGAAAAGGGTGCGAAGATGGTAGACCTCAAGTTCTGTGACATGATCGGAACTTGGCAACACTTAACCATTCCTCTTCACCAGCTTGAAGAAGAATCATTTGAAAACGGATTTGGCTTCGACGGAAGCTCCATTCGCGGCTGGAGAGGCATCGAAGAGTCTGACATGATCATCAGACCTGACGCCAAGACAGCAATGATGGATCCTTTCATGGAAATGCCCACTTTGTCTTTGATCTGCGACGTATGTCTGCCGGAAACCTTGCAGCCTTATGACCGCGACCCACGTCAAATCGTTAAAAAAGCAATCGCCTACATGCAGTCAACAGGCATTGCTGATACAGCGTACTTCGGTCCTGAAGCTGAATTCTTCATTTTTGATGATGTTCGTTTTGAACAGACACCAAACTCTGCATTCTATATGGTCGACAGCAATGAAGCTGTATGGAATACAGGTCGCGATGAAGGCGGAGCAAACTTGGGTTACAAAATCCGCTCCAAAGAAGGTTATTTCCCAGCGCTTCCAACAGATACCTTGCAAGACATCCGCTCTGAAATTTGTGAAGAGATGGAACGTTGTGGGATGCGTGTGGAGCGCCATCACCACGAAGTAGCTTCTGCCGGTCAATGTGAAATCAATTTCCAATTCGACACTGCCCTGAACATGGGCGACAAAATGATGTGGTTCAAATATATCGTTAAGAATGTTTGCGCTCGCCACGGCAAATCGGCGACATTCATGCCAAAACCAATCTTTGGCGACAATGGTTCCGGTATGCACATTCATATGTCTTTGTGGAAAGATGGTAAAAATCTTTTTGCAGGTAACAAGTATGCTGGTTTGTCAGAGATGGCGTTGCACTACATCGGTGGCGTGTTAAAACATGCTCCTGCATTGTGCGGTATCATCAATCCAACGACAAACTCCTACAAGCGTTTGGTTCCGGGCTTTGAAGCTCCGACGAAATTGGCTTACAGCTTCAAAAACCGCTCTGCGGCGATGCGTATTCCAAATTCAGGTCCAAACCCGAAAGCAAAACGTATTGAATTCCGTACTCCAGATCCTACTGCGAACATCTACCTTGCAGAAGCAGCGATCCTGATGGCGGGCCTGGACGGTATCATCAATAAGATCAATCCGGGCGATCCTTTGGATAAAGATATCTACGGATTGCCACCTCAAGAGGCAGCAAAAATCCCATCTGTTCCGGGAACATTGGAAGAATCCTTGGATAATCTGATGAAAAACTGCAGTTTCTTGAAAAAGGGCGATGTTTTCAGTGAAGACTTGATTGATACGTGGGTGCAGTACAAAATCGACAAAGAAGTTCGTCCAGTACAGCAAAGACCAGTTCCTTACGAGTTCCACTTGTACTACGATTGTTAA
- a CDS encoding P-II family nitrogen regulator, whose protein sequence is MKKIEAIIKPFKLDDVVDALSEVGIEGITVSEVRGFGRQKGRTEVYKGAEYVVDFLPKIKLEVVLPDALIDSAVEAIRKTAHTGKIGDGKIFVLPVESVLRIRTGEKNEEAL, encoded by the coding sequence ATGAAAAAAATAGAGGCTATCATAAAACCCTTTAAGCTCGACGATGTCGTCGATGCGCTCTCGGAAGTTGGAATTGAAGGGATTACGGTCTCTGAAGTACGTGGATTCGGACGCCAAAAAGGCCGAACCGAAGTTTATAAAGGTGCTGAGTACGTTGTTGATTTTCTTCCCAAGATAAAACTGGAAGTCGTATTGCCGGACGCATTGATAGACAGTGCCGTTGAAGCAATTCGCAAGACCGCCCACACCGGTAAAATAGGTGATGGGAAAATTTTTGTATTACCAGTTGAGTCCGTACTGAGAATTCGTACGGGAGAGAAAAACGAAGAGGCGCTTTAG
- a CDS encoding gamma-glutamylcyclotransferase family protein produces MTATRFFVYGSLTEGMVHYTKIQNFVESLSFARIKAKAYRLKVGYPALVKGGADLVPGQLVELKASDLLVNLLDEFYGYNKLDPDKSLCSREEVDVYVEGCSGPVKAWTYFLNPLKMPVNAAVIEGGDWRKSIEEQPLMTSKLTDKQSTYIQRLGRSTGREIVPIDLTLYRELMNLELIVDKGRRLALSKLGQEVFRHLG; encoded by the coding sequence ATGACTGCAACACGTTTTTTCGTATATGGATCATTGACCGAGGGGATGGTTCATTACACAAAGATTCAGAACTTCGTGGAATCATTGAGCTTTGCCAGAATTAAGGCCAAAGCTTATCGTTTGAAGGTCGGCTATCCGGCGCTTGTAAAAGGCGGGGCTGATTTAGTACCAGGACAACTTGTTGAACTTAAAGCATCGGACCTTTTGGTCAATTTGCTGGATGAGTTTTACGGATACAATAAATTGGATCCGGACAAGAGTCTTTGCTCCAGAGAAGAAGTGGATGTTTATGTCGAGGGTTGTTCAGGCCCGGTAAAGGCATGGACTTACTTTTTGAATCCACTGAAAATGCCAGTAAATGCTGCTGTTATTGAAGGCGGTGACTGGAGAAAATCAATTGAGGAACAGCCTTTGATGACATCTAAGTTGACGGACAAGCAGTCGACTTATATTCAACGTCTGGGACGCTCCACGGGTCGTGAGATCGTACCTATTGATTTGACCCTTTATCGTGAACTGATGAACCTTGAGTTGATCGTTGATAAAGGTCGCAGACTGGCTCTATCCAAATTGGGCCAAGAGGTATTTAGACATCTTGGATAA
- a CDS encoding tRNA (cytidine(34)-2'-O)-methyltransferase: MDNSNKVFRIVLIEPEIPQNTGNIGRTCVATNCELHIVGKMGFEINDTNVKRAGLDYWPHLTWHHHATFEDWWKLVEDPSRAWFFTTKTKRTYFEPQYQSGDWLVFGKETKGLDPDLLAKFPSQTVTIPMIGEGSRSLNLATSVAIAAYEGVRQIKYT; this comes from the coding sequence TTGGATAATTCAAACAAAGTCTTCCGAATCGTATTGATTGAGCCCGAAATTCCGCAAAACACGGGGAATATCGGGCGCACTTGTGTGGCAACGAACTGTGAGCTTCACATCGTCGGTAAGATGGGCTTTGAGATCAATGATACCAATGTAAAACGTGCGGGGCTGGATTACTGGCCTCATCTGACGTGGCATCACCACGCGACTTTTGAAGACTGGTGGAAGCTGGTTGAGGATCCGTCGCGCGCGTGGTTTTTCACGACAAAAACCAAACGCACCTACTTTGAGCCTCAATATCAATCCGGTGACTGGCTGGTATTTGGAAAAGAAACCAAAGGATTGGATCCGGATCTTCTAGCTAAGTTCCCATCGCAAACTGTGACCATCCCGATGATCGGTGAGGGTTCGCGCAGTTTGAATCTTGCAACAAGTGTTGCGATCGCCGCCTATGAAGGCGTCAGACAAATCAAGTACACTTAG
- the secA gene encoding preprotein translocase subunit SecA, whose translation MVTQILTKLFGTKHDREMKKIQPMVDRINALEPQMKALTDEQLKAKTPEFQERLKKGETVDDILPEAFAVCREASIRVLGMRHYDVQLIGGIVLNSGKIAEMRTGEGKTLVATLPVYLNALTGRGVHVVTVNDYLVRRDSEHMGRLYGWLGLTTGIIVHGLNDQQRKEMYACDVTYCTNNELGFDYLRDNMKFDLNDYVQRPHYYSIVDECDSILVDEARTPLIISGPAEASTEKYQIVNAIIPHLKRETHFTMEEKSKTASLTDEGNAKVEELLGVGNLYDPQNIELLHHVYQGLKAHYLYRLDVEYMIKDGEIVIVDEFTGRLMPGRRWSDGLHQAIEAKEGVEVKSENQTLATITFQNYFRMYAKLSGMTGTADTEAVEFKKIYNLDVNVIPTNKPIRRMDEEDVVYKSEKAKYKAITADIKERSTKGQPILVGTASIEKSEALSRYLRNEGIRHEVLNAKHHEREAEIIAQAGRKGSVTIATNMAGRGTDIMLGGNAEMLAKSAVGNDESPEYTEALAKVKGQVEKERAEVRELGGLYIIGTERHESRRIDNQLRGRSGRQGDPGESRFYLSLEDNLMRIFNGERIQKIMEMLNIPEDEPITAKMVTNAVEGAQRKVEGHQFDIRKNLMDYDTVMNNQRNAIYGMRRRLLEGQEVERSVLDMLGDVVSNILDTYVPEDGKKEEINTEGLNNSLAQTFGFRIDLENRAINSDMIIDQVRAGVKAVYDRQKESMGPFFEQVQKMIMLQSIDHHWKMHLAIIDKLKEGIGLRGYAQKDPLIEYKKEAFLAFEKLNNTIKGDAIEKIMRVQLVPQQSEEEVLESLRPEESDLDDLDYSSPAESDIGHSLPDLSGPNEPPKRKMTFQSGPADDRPMNREERRRIEKAGKGKK comes from the coding sequence ATGGTAACGCAAATACTTACAAAACTATTCGGAACGAAACACGACCGTGAAATGAAAAAGATCCAACCTATGGTGGATCGTATCAATGCCTTGGAACCACAAATGAAGGCGCTTACGGATGAACAACTAAAAGCAAAAACTCCTGAGTTCCAGGAACGTTTGAAAAAAGGCGAAACTGTTGACGACATTTTGCCGGAAGCGTTTGCAGTCTGCCGTGAAGCTTCGATTCGCGTTCTGGGCATGCGCCACTACGACGTTCAGTTGATCGGTGGTATCGTTCTTAACAGCGGCAAGATCGCGGAGATGAGAACGGGTGAAGGTAAAACCCTGGTGGCTACTTTGCCGGTTTACTTGAATGCTCTTACTGGTCGCGGTGTTCACGTTGTGACAGTGAATGACTATCTGGTTCGTCGTGACTCTGAGCACATGGGTCGTCTGTACGGCTGGTTGGGTCTTACCACGGGTATCATCGTTCACGGTTTGAACGATCAACAGCGTAAAGAAATGTACGCTTGTGATGTTACTTATTGCACGAACAATGAACTTGGTTTCGACTACCTTCGTGACAACATGAAGTTTGATTTGAACGATTACGTTCAACGTCCTCACTATTATTCGATCGTGGATGAGTGTGACTCCATCCTGGTCGACGAAGCACGTACTCCGCTGATCATTTCCGGTCCGGCAGAGGCTTCCACTGAAAAATACCAAATCGTTAACGCCATCATCCCGCACTTGAAGCGCGAAACTCACTTCACAATGGAAGAGAAATCCAAAACGGCTTCTTTGACAGATGAAGGTAATGCGAAAGTTGAAGAACTGTTGGGCGTGGGCAATCTTTACGATCCACAGAACATCGAACTTCTTCACCACGTTTATCAAGGTTTGAAGGCTCACTATCTGTATCGTCTTGATGTGGAATACATGATCAAAGACGGCGAAATCGTGATCGTGGACGAGTTCACAGGCCGTTTGATGCCGGGTCGTCGTTGGTCTGATGGTCTACATCAGGCGATCGAGGCGAAAGAAGGCGTTGAAGTTAAGTCTGAGAACCAAACTTTGGCGACTATCACTTTCCAAAACTACTTCCGTATGTACGCGAAACTTTCCGGTATGACGGGTACAGCAGACACTGAGGCGGTGGAGTTCAAAAAGATCTACAACCTTGATGTGAACGTGATCCCGACAAATAAACCGATCCGCCGTATGGATGAAGAGGACGTTGTCTATAAATCTGAGAAAGCCAAATACAAGGCAATCACAGCAGACATCAAGGAACGCTCCACTAAAGGTCAACCGATCCTGGTGGGTACTGCTTCCATCGAGAAATCCGAAGCTTTAAGCCGCTACCTTCGTAATGAAGGCATCAGACATGAAGTTTTGAATGCAAAACACCATGAGCGCGAAGCCGAGATCATTGCTCAGGCCGGTCGTAAAGGTTCTGTGACTATCGCAACAAATATGGCAGGTCGTGGTACCGACATCATGCTGGGTGGTAACGCCGAGATGCTTGCGAAGTCCGCTGTTGGTAACGACGAGTCTCCGGAATACACAGAGGCTTTGGCCAAAGTAAAAGGCCAGGTTGAAAAAGAACGCGCAGAAGTGCGTGAGCTTGGTGGTTTGTACATTATCGGTACTGAACGCCATGAATCCCGTCGTATCGACAATCAGTTGCGTGGTCGTTCTGGTCGTCAAGGTGACCCGGGTGAGTCTCGCTTCTATCTTTCTTTGGAAGATAACTTGATGCGTATCTTCAACGGTGAACGTATCCAAAAAATCATGGAAATGTTGAACATCCCTGAAGACGAACCAATCACAGCGAAAATGGTGACGAACGCGGTTGAGGGTGCTCAACGTAAAGTCGAAGGTCATCAATTTGATATTCGTAAAAACCTAATGGACTACGACACTGTTATGAACAACCAACGTAACGCGATCTACGGAATGCGCCGTCGTTTGTTGGAAGGACAGGAAGTTGAACGTTCTGTTTTGGACATGCTTGGTGATGTGGTTTCCAATATCCTGGACACTTACGTTCCTGAAGATGGCAAAAAAGAAGAGATCAACACGGAAGGCTTGAACAACTCGTTGGCACAAACTTTCGGTTTCAGAATTGACCTGGAAAACAGAGCTATTAATTCTGACATGATCATTGATCAGGTTCGTGCCGGCGTTAAAGCTGTTTACGACCGTCAAAAAGAATCCATGGGACCATTCTTTGAACAAGTTCAAAAGATGATCATGCTTCAGTCCATTGACCATCACTGGAAAATGCACTTGGCGATCATCGATAAGCTTAAAGAAGGTATCGGTTTGCGTGGTTATGCTCAAAAAGATCCTTTGATTGAGTATAAAAAAGAAGCGTTCCTGGCGTTTGAAAAACTGAACAACACCATCAAGGGCGATGCGATTGAAAAAATCATGCGCGTTCAACTTGTGCCTCAACAGTCTGAAGAGGAAGTGTTGGAAAGCCTGCGCCCAGAGGAATCAGATTTGGATGATTTGGATTATTCTTCTCCTGCGGAGTCGGACATCGGTCATTCTCTTCCGGATTTGAGCGGTCCAAATGAACCTCCAAAACGTAAAATGACTTTCCAAAGCGGCCCTGCAGATGATCGTCCGATGAATCGCGAAGAGCGTCGTCGTATCGAAAAAGCGGGCAAAGGAAAAAAATAA
- a CDS encoding TFIIB-type zinc ribbon-containing protein — translation MVHCPSCQQPVEILDKHLGTLFTCPLCAAVFFVNWDGQPEVASHEVEQETPEQNDNGFVPPIADQYQDQYQDQYIEPTEEPHFQANADSFGEVNADHAGEGFESTPLTEQYSEQLSVAATESEPAYDIGSNESFDYSENLNQPAEPIIPPATSDDANFADVLDFANANTTAGNFSYAVIIEGLDSSQLVYQLKEAITDSKFGWDVSELLTHIGGGRLIIKGLSPAKASVLINRIKYLPFKISWRQDVLSGS, via the coding sequence TTGGTTCACTGTCCGAGCTGCCAACAACCAGTAGAGATTCTGGATAAACACCTGGGGACGCTATTCACGTGTCCCCTGTGTGCGGCAGTTTTCTTTGTAAACTGGGACGGTCAACCCGAGGTTGCGTCCCACGAAGTCGAACAGGAAACCCCGGAGCAAAACGACAATGGTTTTGTTCCTCCCATCGCAGATCAATATCAGGATCAGTATCAAGATCAATATATCGAGCCCACTGAAGAGCCCCACTTTCAGGCAAATGCTGACAGTTTCGGCGAAGTGAATGCGGATCATGCCGGTGAAGGTTTTGAATCAACACCTCTGACTGAGCAGTACTCTGAACAGCTGTCAGTGGCCGCAACGGAATCCGAACCTGCTTACGATATCGGTTCCAATGAAAGTTTCGATTATTCTGAAAATTTGAATCAGCCAGCGGAGCCAATCATTCCTCCAGCCACCTCAGACGATGCGAATTTTGCGGATGTCCTTGATTTTGCCAATGCGAATACCACGGCGGGGAATTTCTCCTATGCCGTGATCATTGAAGGTCTGGACAGCAGTCAGTTGGTTTATCAGCTGAAAGAGGCCATTACGGATTCAAAGTTTGGCTGGGATGTGAGTGAATTACTAACTCACATTGGTGGTGGTCGCCTGATCATTAAGGGCTTAAGCCCAGCTAAAGCTTCCGTGCTAATCAACCGAATTAAATATCTGCCTTTTAAAATTTCTTGGAGGCAAGATGTTCTCTCTGGCTCTTAA
- the bamE gene encoding outer membrane protein assembly factor BamE domain-containing protein gives MFRLMSIPIVVLGLLTSACQTSMLKQFDSIKPGMEKDDVLDIMGSPNQTQRVSGKDRWYYTFYDKRMRFQKEVQFVDGMAIYIGEVAQPVAEQSAAAVDARNETYNKQVDEEIKKEVLENRKAYDAYEAQTRGTDKVRYLPQFEPIR, from the coding sequence ATGTTCCGACTGATGTCGATTCCAATCGTCGTTCTAGGGCTGCTCACGTCAGCTTGTCAGACATCTATGCTGAAGCAATTCGATTCCATCAAACCAGGTATGGAAAAGGATGATGTTTTGGATATTATGGGAAGCCCCAATCAAACGCAACGGGTATCCGGCAAGGACCGTTGGTACTATACCTTCTATGACAAACGCATGCGCTTTCAAAAAGAAGTTCAATTCGTTGATGGCATGGCGATCTATATAGGCGAAGTGGCGCAACCTGTGGCGGAGCAATCTGCGGCGGCAGTTGATGCCCGAAATGAAACCTACAATAAACAGGTCGATGAAGAAATCAAAAAAGAAGTACTGGAAAATCGTAAAGCCTATGATGCTTACGAGGCGCAAACGCGTGGAACCGATAAGGTTCGCTATCTTCCGCAGTTTGAACCTATTCGCTGA